A DNA window from Natrinema amylolyticum contains the following coding sequences:
- a CDS encoding phosphatase PAP2 family protein, with protein MFTRDRGIGVTEALHGSAQDPVLVLFALLTQLGDVWFLFLLGGALYVAGDEFPRWGIDRRRGLFVLGLLLTYVALIGVLKQFFSLPRPPGAGDPPAIRWVPSVLQAVFANIATGDGFGFPSGHAFGSTLVWGGFALVVVEDELSRVWLGVAGVVVGLVSLSRLVLGVHYLVDVVAGAGLGLVVLGVLYVITDRGTAPGRVLLVAVAVGALGLIHGFTFESVAALGSALGAWLTWHGIADSTPAHPSNRREAGTGFAVLGLAGGFFALLYAFEPPLLVTFCGSAIAVSGAVVAPLAGQKLLDR; from the coding sequence ATGTTCACACGGGACCGCGGTATCGGAGTCACCGAGGCGCTTCACGGATCGGCGCAGGACCCAGTTCTCGTGCTCTTCGCATTACTTACGCAACTCGGCGACGTCTGGTTCCTTTTTCTGTTAGGCGGCGCGCTCTACGTCGCTGGCGACGAGTTCCCGCGGTGGGGGATCGATCGGCGGCGTGGCCTGTTCGTCCTCGGACTCCTGCTCACCTACGTTGCTCTCATCGGGGTACTCAAGCAGTTTTTCTCGCTCCCGCGGCCACCTGGGGCGGGTGATCCCCCCGCCATTCGATGGGTTCCATCCGTCCTGCAGGCGGTGTTCGCGAACATCGCGACGGGGGACGGGTTCGGATTTCCGAGCGGGCACGCTTTCGGGAGTACGCTGGTATGGGGCGGGTTCGCGCTCGTCGTCGTGGAGGACGAACTGTCGCGCGTATGGCTCGGAGTCGCGGGCGTCGTCGTCGGTCTCGTCTCGCTCTCGCGGCTCGTCCTGGGGGTCCACTACCTCGTCGACGTCGTGGCCGGAGCCGGCCTCGGGCTGGTGGTACTGGGTGTGCTCTACGTGATCACCGACCGCGGCACTGCCCCCGGTCGCGTGCTCCTCGTTGCCGTAGCCGTCGGGGCGCTGGGGTTGATACATGGGTTCACCTTCGAGAGCGTGGCTGCGCTCGGAAGCGCCCTCGGCGCGTGGCTCACTTGGCATGGCATTGCCGATTCGACGCCAGCCCACCCGTCGAACCGCAGAGAGGCCGGTACTGGATTTGCCGTCCTCGGACTCGCGGGCGGTTTCTTTGCCCTCCTGTATGCTTTCGAACCACCACTGTTGGTCACGTTTTGCGGCTCCGCCATCGCCGTCAGTGGTGCTGTGGTCGCCCCATTGGCCGGTCAGAAACTCCTCGATCGGTGA
- a CDS encoding potassium channel family protein — protein sequence MNLLYLGVGVVLLLLAVVDLLWTTLWVEGRAGPLTSRLMSNTWEVLKKVAGERPRVLSFSGPLILVLGLTMWIALLWSGWTLLFAGGEETLIDTRNTGPISWTERFYFVGYTVFTMGNGDFTPNGGIWQVATALTTASGMLFVTLSVTYVLNVLSAVTQKRSLASSIHGLGGQSTEILETSWDGDSFQGLDGPLNLIANQLGTLTANHKAYPILHYFFTTERSQAPTTNIAILDETLTLLRFGVDPEHRPSEPTITQTRSSVQTYLDELESGFVGPASQPPPAPDLEQLRDSGIPTVSDEGFTNSLVEVDDRCRLLLGLVESDARNWPNTDSQ from the coding sequence ATGAATCTGCTCTACCTCGGTGTTGGCGTGGTCCTACTCCTGTTGGCCGTGGTCGACCTTCTCTGGACAACGCTGTGGGTCGAGGGGAGGGCTGGTCCCCTCACGTCCCGACTGATGTCCAATACTTGGGAGGTACTCAAGAAGGTGGCCGGTGAGCGGCCCCGCGTACTCTCGTTTTCCGGACCGTTGATTCTCGTTCTCGGGCTCACCATGTGGATTGCACTGCTCTGGAGCGGATGGACGTTGCTCTTCGCAGGCGGCGAGGAGACTCTAATCGATACGCGAAACACCGGTCCAATCTCCTGGACGGAGCGGTTCTACTTCGTCGGCTACACGGTCTTCACGATGGGGAACGGGGATTTCACGCCGAACGGCGGGATCTGGCAGGTCGCAACCGCGCTCACGACGGCCAGCGGGATGCTCTTCGTCACACTCAGTGTCACGTATGTTCTCAACGTCCTCAGCGCCGTCACACAGAAACGCTCACTGGCGAGCAGCATCCACGGACTCGGTGGACAGAGTACGGAGATTCTCGAAACGAGCTGGGACGGCGACTCGTTCCAAGGACTAGACGGACCGCTAAACCTGATCGCGAACCAGCTCGGTACGCTGACAGCGAACCACAAAGCGTACCCCATCCTCCACTACTTCTTCACGACAGAGCGGTCGCAGGCACCGACGACAAACATAGCCATATTAGACGAGACGCTCACGCTTCTCCGGTTCGGTGTCGACCCAGAGCACCGTCCGAGTGAGCCAACTATCACGCAAACTCGGTCGAGCGTCCAGACGTACCTCGATGAACTCGAGAGCGGATTCGTCGGACCAGCATCACAGCCCCCACCTGCCCCCGACCTCGAACAGTTGCGCGACAGTGGGATCCCGACTGTTTCGGACGAGGGGTTTACCAACTCGCTTGTGGAGGTGGACGACCGATGTCGACTTCTACTGGGCCTCGTTGAATCGGATGCACGAAACTGGCCCAACACCGACAGCCAGTAG
- a CDS encoding SHOCT domain-containing protein, which yields MPKQTDDTRLVTILLIIIGAFVIFPMFFMGFGMMGYGSMMGGMWGGGMWGDGTMSGWMFIVGIVMQLLFLAAIVGGGYLIYRAVASSESDSDQALEELRLAYARGELTDEEYEQRREALERDTESRQD from the coding sequence ATGCCAAAACAAACTGACGATACACGGCTGGTCACGATTCTCCTCATTATCATCGGTGCGTTCGTCATCTTCCCGATGTTCTTCATGGGCTTCGGGATGATGGGATACGGGTCGATGATGGGCGGGATGTGGGGCGGAGGAATGTGGGGCGACGGAACGATGTCGGGGTGGATGTTTATCGTCGGAATCGTGATGCAACTCCTATTCCTGGCTGCCATCGTCGGCGGTGGCTACCTCATCTACAGGGCAGTCGCTAGCAGTGAGAGTGATTCAGACCAAGCGCTCGAAGAACTCCGGCTCGCATACGCTCGCGGCGAGTTGACCGACGAGGAATACGAACAGCGACGAGAGGCACTCGAACGCGACACGGAGTCACGGCAAGACTGA
- a CDS encoding MFS transporter produces MSEQTDLKQGIREHLGQFSLHVLLVFATGLTIGSERTVVPLLGEDVLGVESFFVIASFVVSFGFVKALLNLYAGKWGEEYGRKPVLVLGWITALPIPVILIYAPSWSWITVGNILLGINQALTWSMAINAKIDIAGPEQRGLAVGIDEAFGYTGVAAGAWITGVIAGQTSLRPEPFYFLAVVVVLATLISVFLIRETVQLAQLEGDDDHHDANLPFKEVLKRATYGDRTLFAAAQAGHIENFVDTLFWIAVPLYLTSQGLAIEAVGVVVGVHSAMYFLQIGTGGLADRIGRRPPVIAGMFLAGGGVFGMVFVDSYLTWAILSGVSGLGMALLYPNLMTVPSDAAHPTWRSAGMGVYRMWRDAGYGVGAILIGLSMEFVNAEAAFYMTAILMFVSGAIVYLWMEETHPDFGTHEPSAPATEAPGRPIPED; encoded by the coding sequence ATGAGCGAGCAAACCGACCTGAAACAGGGGATTCGCGAGCACCTTGGACAGTTCTCGCTGCACGTCCTACTAGTGTTCGCGACCGGCTTGACGATTGGCTCGGAACGGACGGTCGTTCCCCTCCTGGGCGAGGACGTGCTCGGCGTCGAGTCGTTTTTCGTCATCGCCTCGTTCGTCGTCTCCTTCGGCTTCGTCAAGGCGCTGCTCAATCTCTACGCTGGCAAGTGGGGCGAGGAGTACGGCCGCAAGCCGGTGCTGGTACTTGGCTGGATCACTGCGCTTCCGATCCCAGTGATCCTCATCTACGCCCCGAGCTGGAGCTGGATCACCGTCGGGAACATCCTCTTAGGGATCAATCAGGCGCTGACTTGGAGTATGGCGATCAACGCCAAGATCGACATCGCCGGCCCCGAGCAGCGCGGGCTCGCCGTCGGTATCGACGAGGCGTTCGGCTACACCGGCGTCGCGGCGGGCGCGTGGATCACGGGCGTCATTGCAGGGCAGACGAGCCTCCGGCCAGAGCCGTTCTACTTCCTCGCAGTAGTGGTCGTCCTGGCGACGCTCATCTCGGTTTTCCTCATCAGGGAGACAGTACAGCTCGCCCAGTTGGAAGGCGACGACGATCATCACGATGCGAACTTGCCGTTCAAGGAGGTTCTGAAGCGCGCGACCTATGGTGACCGAACATTGTTTGCTGCGGCCCAGGCCGGTCATATCGAGAACTTCGTTGACACACTGTTCTGGATCGCCGTGCCGCTATATCTCACGAGTCAAGGGCTGGCTATTGAGGCCGTCGGCGTGGTCGTCGGCGTCCACAGCGCGATGTACTTTCTCCAGATCGGGACCGGTGGCCTCGCCGACCGCATCGGTCGACGCCCGCCAGTCATCGCGGGGATGTTCCTCGCAGGTGGCGGCGTCTTCGGGATGGTGTTCGTCGATAGCTACCTCACTTGGGCTATCCTGTCCGGGGTCTCGGGGTTGGGGATGGCGCTGCTCTATCCGAACCTGATGACCGTCCCGAGCGATGCGGCCCATCCGACTTGGCGGTCGGCCGGGATGGGCGTCTACCGAATGTGGCGCGACGCCGGCTACGGCGTCGGCGCGATCTTGATCGGCCTCTCGATGGAATTCGTGAACGCCGAGGCCGCCTTCTACATGACCGCGATATTGATGTTCGTTTCAGGGGCCATCGTATACCTGTGGATGGAAGAGACTCATCCCGACTTTGGTACTCACGAACCCTCGGCGCCTGCGACGGAAGCACCTGGACGACCGATACCTGAAGACTGA
- a CDS encoding class I SAM-dependent methyltransferase — MGYHTFEVEQAEKLEDSASRYRYLSAEELLWSVSPSDEEVIADLGSGTGFYTDDLAPHVGEVYAVDVQEAMHDYYRDKGVPVNVELITAEISDLPFDTSFLDVAVSTMTYHEFAGSDALRELARAICPDGRLVIADWSAEELGETGPPLDERFAAEETASSLRNHGFKIRHQATRTETFILVAVRE; from the coding sequence ATAGGCTATCATACATTCGAGGTTGAACAGGCCGAGAAGCTAGAAGATTCGGCGTCTCGTTACCGGTATCTCTCTGCGGAAGAACTCCTCTGGAGTGTCTCTCCATCAGACGAGGAGGTTATCGCTGATCTCGGAAGCGGGACGGGCTTCTATACTGACGACCTCGCTCCGCACGTAGGCGAGGTGTATGCTGTCGACGTACAGGAAGCGATGCACGACTACTATCGTGACAAAGGCGTACCGGTGAACGTTGAGCTCATCACAGCAGAAATCAGTGACCTCCCGTTCGACACCAGCTTTCTCGACGTAGCAGTTTCGACGATGACCTATCACGAGTTTGCCGGTTCAGATGCGCTGCGAGAGCTCGCACGGGCCATTTGTCCGGATGGTCGTCTCGTTATCGCTGACTGGTCAGCCGAAGAACTGGGAGAAACAGGTCCGCCCTTGGACGAACGATTTGCTGCCGAAGAGACAGCCTCCTCGCTCCGGAATCATGGCTTCAAAATTCGACATCAGGCGACACGAACTGAGACGTTCATTCTCGTCGCTGTTCGAGAATAG
- a CDS encoding helix-turn-helix domain-containing protein, whose amino-acid sequence MPDSMSEMLRQDMQCEGLLECFHNLKEIDKDVFRLLNEASEPLTVDEIADEIDRERSTAYRSVKRLMQAGFIQKEQVNYDQGGYYHVYLPRDADEIAQEMQRMLNDWYAQMGQLIGEFSEKYGDTSSQPPTVES is encoded by the coding sequence ATGCCTGACTCGATGAGTGAAATGCTTCGGCAGGATATGCAGTGTGAGGGCCTGCTGGAGTGTTTCCACAATCTCAAAGAAATCGACAAAGACGTGTTCCGACTACTGAACGAAGCCAGCGAGCCGCTCACCGTCGACGAAATTGCGGACGAAATCGACCGTGAGCGGTCGACCGCCTACCGGTCCGTCAAGCGGTTGATGCAGGCTGGGTTCATTCAGAAAGAGCAGGTCAACTACGATCAAGGCGGGTACTATCACGTCTATCTCCCGCGAGACGCCGACGAGATCGCCCAGGAGATGCAGCGGATGCTCAACGACTGGTACGCACAAATGGGCCAGCTCATCGGCGAATTCAGCGAAAAATACGGCGACACGTCCAGTCAGCCGCCGACCGTCGAAAGCTGA
- a CDS encoding HalOD1 output domain-containing protein gives MTQTDLIAAVIDAVATADGVDPTELDSLYEYIDPEVLAKLDEVDHGKWSFTFQYSDHQITVTLRNRYSSTASHIPQMHQ, from the coding sequence GTGACTCAGACTGATCTCATCGCCGCCGTCATCGATGCTGTGGCCACCGCTGATGGGGTCGATCCGACGGAACTCGATTCGCTATACGAGTACATCGATCCTGAAGTGTTAGCTAAACTTGATGAGGTCGACCACGGGAAGTGGAGCTTTACTTTTCAATATTCAGACCATCAAATCACAGTCACGCTGAGAAACAGATACTCATCGACGGCGTCTCACATTCCACAGATGCATCAATAG
- a CDS encoding copper-translocating P-type ATPase, which produces MEDHEDTNENPTEGENQQDNGSHHQYGSGDHDEAVDEADEQRVEQELLEVEAQSAAEDEAAPHEQHEHAEHEGEGHDHGEGHGGMHEGHEQMFRRRFFVSTFLSIPVLLYSETLQGWLGFTVPAFPGSEWINPVFAVIVFAYGGIPFLQMAVPELKDRSPGMMTLISMAITVAFVYSLATVIFPAQSAFFWELVTLIDIMLLGHWIEMRSVRRASSAIDELAKLMPDTAERITDDGETEEVPVSELSEGDLVLVRPGASVPADGIVEEGDSDVEEAMITGESKPVSKEPSDEVIGGTINGDGSLRVRVGATGEETTLAGIMRLVDEAQQSKSQTQVLADRAAGWLFYVALTAAVVTAIAWTVAVSFNATVIERVVTVLVIACPHALGLAIPLVVAINTSLAARNGMLVRDRIAMEDARNLDAIIFDKTGTLTEGEHGVVDMATVDSIDEDDAFALAAAVESDSEHMIARAIREAAEERDLTTPDATNFEAIKGRGVRANVDGSEMYVGGPNLLTQLDRDVPDHLQRFADEAGQNAQTVVYLVHEGELIAAFAMADVIREESFRVVDALHDLGIEVAMLTGDSEDVANAVADELGIDTVFAEVLPEDKDKKVQELQDQGKLVGMVGDGVNDAPALTRADVGIAIGSGTDVAVQSADVILVQNNPMDVVRLVKLSKASYRKMQENIVWAAGYNVFALPLAAGVLAPIGILLSPAVGALLMSLSTVIVAINAQLLRRVDLSLPNLSGSAPPTDADTV; this is translated from the coding sequence ATGGAAGACCACGAAGATACAAATGAGAACCCCACGGAAGGGGAAAATCAGCAGGATAACGGCAGTCACCACCAGTATGGATCCGGCGACCATGATGAAGCGGTTGACGAGGCTGACGAGCAACGAGTAGAACAGGAGCTACTAGAGGTGGAGGCTCAATCTGCCGCCGAGGACGAGGCGGCTCCCCACGAGCAGCACGAGCACGCCGAACACGAGGGCGAAGGACACGACCACGGCGAGGGCCATGGAGGGATGCACGAGGGCCACGAGCAGATGTTCCGCCGGCGCTTTTTCGTCTCAACATTCCTGTCAATTCCCGTCCTCCTGTACAGCGAAACGTTGCAGGGATGGCTTGGATTCACCGTCCCAGCGTTCCCAGGGAGCGAATGGATCAATCCCGTTTTCGCGGTCATCGTCTTCGCGTACGGCGGGATTCCATTCCTCCAGATGGCGGTGCCGGAGCTGAAAGACCGGTCACCGGGGATGATGACGCTGATCTCGATGGCCATCACAGTCGCGTTCGTCTACAGCCTGGCCACCGTCATCTTCCCTGCACAGTCGGCGTTCTTCTGGGAGCTCGTCACGCTGATCGACATCATGCTGCTAGGCCACTGGATCGAGATGCGGTCGGTACGCCGTGCCTCGAGCGCGATCGACGAACTGGCGAAGCTAATGCCCGATACCGCCGAGCGGATCACCGACGACGGGGAGACCGAGGAAGTCCCGGTGAGCGAACTCTCCGAGGGTGACCTCGTGCTCGTTCGGCCGGGTGCGAGTGTCCCTGCTGACGGCATCGTTGAAGAGGGTGATTCGGACGTTGAGGAGGCGATGATTACGGGCGAGTCGAAACCGGTCTCGAAGGAACCCAGCGACGAGGTCATCGGCGGGACGATTAACGGCGACGGAAGTCTCCGCGTGCGCGTCGGTGCGACAGGCGAGGAGACGACGCTCGCGGGCATCATGCGACTTGTCGACGAAGCCCAACAGAGCAAGTCCCAAACGCAAGTGCTAGCCGACAGAGCGGCCGGCTGGCTGTTCTACGTCGCCCTCACGGCGGCAGTCGTGACAGCAATCGCGTGGACAGTCGCGGTGTCGTTCAACGCAACGGTTATCGAGCGGGTCGTCACGGTGCTCGTCATCGCCTGCCCACACGCACTCGGGCTCGCCATCCCGCTCGTGGTCGCGATCAACACGTCGCTCGCCGCTCGCAACGGGATGCTCGTGCGCGACCGCATCGCGATGGAAGACGCACGGAATCTGGACGCCATCATCTTCGACAAGACCGGGACTCTCACTGAAGGCGAACACGGCGTCGTCGACATGGCGACCGTCGACAGCATCGACGAAGATGACGCATTCGCGCTGGCGGCGGCCGTCGAGAGCGACTCCGAGCACATGATTGCGCGAGCCATCCGCGAAGCCGCCGAAGAGCGAGACCTCACTACTCCCGACGCGACCAACTTCGAGGCCATCAAAGGTAGGGGCGTCCGAGCGAACGTCGACGGAAGCGAGATGTACGTCGGCGGGCCGAACCTGTTGACCCAACTCGATCGGGACGTTCCCGATCATCTCCAACGCTTCGCTGACGAAGCCGGGCAGAACGCACAGACGGTCGTGTATCTCGTCCATGAGGGAGAGTTGATTGCCGCCTTCGCGATGGCCGACGTGATCCGAGAGGAGAGTTTCCGCGTCGTCGACGCGCTGCACGACCTCGGCATCGAGGTAGCAATGCTGACCGGCGACTCCGAGGACGTCGCCAACGCCGTCGCCGACGAACTGGGCATCGACACAGTGTTCGCGGAGGTCCTCCCCGAGGACAAGGACAAGAAAGTCCAGGAGCTCCAAGATCAAGGGAAGCTCGTAGGGATGGTTGGAGACGGCGTGAACGACGCGCCGGCGCTGACGCGGGCCGACGTCGGAATCGCGATCGGGAGCGGGACCGACGTCGCGGTCCAGTCGGCAGATGTCATCCTCGTCCAGAACAACCCGATGGACGTGGTTCGGCTCGTGAAACTCAGCAAGGCGAGCTACCGGAAGATGCAGGAGAACATCGTCTGGGCGGCCGGATACAACGTCTTCGCACTCCCGCTTGCGGCGGGCGTCCTTGCGCCGATTGGGATTCTGCTGTCACCCGCTGTGGGGGCTCTTCTGATGTCCTTGAGTACAGTTATCGTCGCAATCAACGCGCAGTTGCTCCGGCGCGTTGATCTGTCTCTCCCGAACCTTTCAGGATCGGCACCACCAACCGATGCTGACACTGTCTAG
- a CDS encoding amidohydrolase family protein produces the protein MTVDIAIHDAFVLTVDDRNRLYERGTVLIEDGRITEVRSSRDDDADIVAARVIDGEGTLVMPGLVNAHTHLELTPLIGAFSDLDLLEMMSGMTAIYSHIAEGEYDPLTEAGYELAALNFLAGGVTTVNSMDVRPSAGAETFGEAGLRGFFGMALSDLFWDVSIDEQFARARTFIDKYHDTYDGRIRATINPHDDWSCTRKLWERTAALADEYSDLLVHTHLLELKESNTMARSNGAEDSLDLLDDVGLLDDRLVAAHFRLADDEDVQRTADADASVAHCPSIFCYWNTDGDVQWTPVPELRAAGIDVGLGIDDHYWHDSYNMFGEARQARLAANLKRSAGQYDSMELVRMLTIEGAEALGVGDEIGSLEPGKRADIILLDVEQPKFTPLTNIPAQVANNAVPADVETVIVDGDVLMEDGEVKTMDTNAVCKRVESAVDRFESETDWELGIGGSEPPSTMDVARDLPKRGPAQLLGRLAFQSVRDRFPF, from the coding sequence ATGACGGTTGACATCGCGATTCACGACGCATTCGTTCTCACGGTCGACGACAGAAATCGGCTCTACGAACGAGGAACAGTGCTCATTGAGGACGGCCGCATCACTGAGGTGCGGTCGTCTCGGGACGATGATGCAGACATCGTGGCCGCCCGCGTCATCGACGGTGAGGGTACACTCGTGATGCCGGGTCTCGTCAACGCCCACACCCATCTCGAGCTGACGCCACTGATCGGCGCGTTCAGCGACCTTGACCTGTTGGAGATGATGAGCGGGATGACCGCCATCTACAGCCACATCGCCGAGGGTGAGTACGACCCCCTCACCGAGGCGGGGTACGAACTCGCGGCACTGAACTTCCTCGCAGGCGGCGTCACCACTGTCAATTCGATGGACGTTCGGCCGAGCGCGGGTGCAGAGACGTTCGGCGAGGCGGGCCTCCGCGGGTTCTTCGGAATGGCGCTCTCCGACCTCTTCTGGGACGTCTCAATCGACGAGCAGTTCGCCCGCGCCCGCACGTTCATCGACAAGTACCACGACACCTACGACGGCCGCATCCGGGCGACGATCAATCCCCACGACGACTGGTCGTGTACCCGTAAACTTTGGGAGCGTACCGCCGCCCTCGCCGACGAATATTCTGATCTGCTCGTCCACACGCACCTGCTCGAACTCAAGGAGAGCAACACGATGGCGCGGTCAAACGGCGCCGAGGATTCGCTTGACCTCCTCGACGATGTCGGGCTCCTCGACGACCGTCTGGTGGCCGCCCACTTTCGCCTCGCCGACGACGAGGACGTCCAGCGCACTGCCGACGCGGACGCGTCGGTCGCGCACTGTCCGTCGATCTTCTGCTACTGGAACACGGATGGCGACGTCCAATGGACGCCGGTACCAGAACTGCGCGCCGCGGGTATCGATGTCGGGTTGGGCATCGACGACCACTACTGGCACGACTCTTACAATATGTTCGGCGAAGCGCGACAGGCTCGGCTCGCGGCCAACCTCAAGCGATCCGCTGGCCAGTACGACTCGATGGAACTGGTTCGGATGCTCACCATTGAGGGAGCAGAGGCACTGGGTGTCGGCGACGAGATTGGCAGTCTCGAACCCGGCAAGCGCGCCGACATCATCCTGCTCGACGTCGAACAGCCGAAGTTCACGCCACTGACCAATATCCCGGCACAGGTTGCCAACAACGCGGTGCCCGCCGACGTGGAGACGGTTATCGTCGACGGCGACGTACTGATGGAGGACGGCGAGGTCAAGACGATGGACACCAACGCCGTGTGTAAGCGGGTCGAATCTGCGGTCGACCGCTTCGAGTCGGAGACGGACTGGGAACTCGGGATTGGTGGAAGTGAGCCGCCGAGTACGATGGATGTCGCCCGTGACCTACCAAAGCGCGGCCCCGCCCAATTGCTCGGGCGGCTCGCGTTCCAGTCGGTCAGGGACAGATTCCCGTTTTGA
- a CDS encoding MBL fold metallo-hydrolase: MSNTTIAPSEVARRVQEDDAEDLFILDVRNEDDYDEWQISGSVNIPVYDELLDYDYSTLESHLDELPGNEEIVVVCVAGVTSARAAEFLREHGFDAKSIDGGMNGWGRVHRQYEIQDVNGIIQIVRPGTGCVSYLAYDDGEAIVVDPSQYIDQYLNAADERDLEIVGVADTHAHADHVSGARQLAGELDVPYYLHEDDAGELDSVAELEDDETIAVGNRELDVIYTPGHTPGSVSFQFDDALLSGDTLFLRSVGRPDLEDSAEDAVREAAGQLFDSLDQLTNLADETVVLPGHFSDEEIRPLATELGKLREETTNELLSYVEDNDETAFVETIVESLADEPANYNEIKQINWGKQPGGDTEALELGPNNCAAN; the protein is encoded by the coding sequence ATGAGCAATACTACGATCGCCCCTTCGGAAGTCGCTCGACGCGTCCAAGAAGACGACGCCGAGGATCTCTTCATCCTCGATGTCCGCAACGAGGACGATTACGACGAGTGGCAGATTTCCGGGAGTGTGAACATTCCCGTTTACGATGAACTGCTGGACTACGATTACTCCACGCTGGAGTCGCATCTCGATGAGCTGCCCGGAAATGAAGAAATCGTAGTCGTCTGCGTTGCCGGTGTCACGTCGGCGCGCGCCGCCGAATTCCTCCGCGAGCACGGCTTCGACGCTAAGTCGATCGACGGCGGAATGAATGGCTGGGGCCGAGTTCACCGCCAGTACGAAATTCAGGACGTCAACGGGATCATCCAGATCGTCCGCCCCGGCACGGGATGCGTCTCGTACCTCGCTTACGACGATGGTGAAGCCATCGTCGTCGACCCAAGCCAGTACATCGACCAGTATCTCAACGCAGCAGACGAACGTGATCTCGAGATCGTCGGCGTCGCCGATACCCACGCACACGCCGACCACGTTTCTGGTGCTCGTCAGCTCGCCGGCGAACTCGACGTACCGTACTACTTGCATGAAGACGACGCTGGCGAACTCGACAGCGTCGCGGAACTCGAGGACGATGAAACGATTGCTGTCGGGAACCGCGAACTCGACGTGATTTACACGCCAGGCCACACGCCCGGGAGCGTCTCGTTCCAGTTCGACGATGCACTCCTCTCCGGGGACACGCTATTTCTGCGCAGCGTCGGCCGGCCTGACCTCGAGGATAGTGCCGAAGACGCAGTTCGCGAAGCGGCTGGCCAGTTGTTTGATAGTTTGGATCAGCTGACGAATCTGGCCGATGAGACTGTTGTCCTACCGGGCCACTTTAGCGACGAAGAGATTCGTCCGCTCGCTACCGAACTCGGAAAGCTCAGAGAGGAAACGACGAATGAACTTCTGAGCTACGTCGAAGACAACGACGAAACGGCGTTCGTCGAAACCATCGTGGAGAGTCTCGCTGACGAGCCCGCGAACTACAACGAGATCAAGCAGATTAACTGGGGAAAGCAGCCCGGCGGGGACACTGAAGCGCTCGAACTCGGCCCGAACAACTGCGCCGCCAACTAA
- a CDS encoding heavy-metal-associated domain-containing protein, producing the protein MTTTISVEGMTCGHCEQTVEEALQDVSGVTDVIVDREDEQASVDDDVDATALVEAVEEAGYTAHT; encoded by the coding sequence ATGACGACGACCATCTCCGTAGAGGGAATGACTTGCGGTCACTGTGAGCAGACGGTCGAAGAGGCGCTTCAAGATGTGTCCGGTGTGACCGACGTGATCGTCGACCGAGAGGACGAACAGGCGAGCGTCGATGATGACGTGGACGCCACGGCCCTCGTAGAAGCCGTCGAAGAGGCCGGGTACACCGCTCACACCTAA
- a CDS encoding methyltransferase family protein yields MYEYTRNPQSVGFVTFIVGTILVANSRKLAVHGFLTSLVYILFPFAEEPWLREHYGNEYEEYCEQAPRFISMESVKRLLRE; encoded by the coding sequence ATCTACGAATATACTCGGAATCCACAAAGCGTCGGATTTGTCACCTTCATTGTCGGGACGATTCTTGTGGCAAACTCACGGAAACTAGCGGTGCATGGTTTCCTGACCTCCCTCGTCTATATCCTCTTCCCATTCGCCGAAGAACCCTGGCTCCGTGAACACTACGGCAACGAATACGAGGAGTATTGCGAACAGGCACCGCGGTTTATCAGTATGGAGTCGGTGAAGCGTCTCTTGCGCGAATAG
- a CDS encoding STAS/SEC14 domain-containing protein — protein sequence MFDVLKATADDVVAVRVGTCTTEGFRKLYDRLTETTVEYDTVHMYEEAPSWTLRTSLSNLRGIVPDLRQGPSFDIGRYAAVGDSRWAKLLFYQWRVITTVWPVAPDEMRFFELPDRARAFNWVKTGTNKRN from the coding sequence ATGTTCGACGTGCTCAAAGCAACTGCCGATGATGTTGTCGCCGTCCGTGTTGGAACCTGTACGACAGAAGGGTTCAGAAAACTGTATGATCGTCTCACAGAGACAACCGTAGAATACGACACAGTCCACATGTACGAGGAGGCGCCAAGCTGGACGTTGAGGACGTCTCTGTCGAACCTACGCGGCATCGTCCCCGACCTGCGGCAGGGGCCGTCGTTTGACATCGGTCGATATGCCGCAGTCGGTGATTCCCGTTGGGCCAAGCTTCTCTTCTATCAATGGCGCGTGATCACCACGGTCTGGCCAGTCGCTCCAGACGAGATGCGCTTTTTCGAACTCCCGGACCGTGCCCGCGCTTTCAACTGGGTGAAAACGGGTACCAATAAGAGAAATTAG